The proteins below come from a single Alosa sapidissima isolate fAloSap1 chromosome 23, fAloSap1.pri, whole genome shotgun sequence genomic window:
- the LOC121698428 gene encoding LOW QUALITY PROTEIN: radixin-like (The sequence of the model RefSeq protein was modified relative to this genomic sequence to represent the inferred CDS: inserted 1 base in 1 codon; substituted 1 base at 1 genomic stop codon) produces MPKPINVRVTTMDAELEFAIQPNTTGKQLFDQVVKTVGLREVWFFGLQYVDSKGYTTWLKLNKKVTAQDVKKENPLQFKFRAKFFPEDVSEELIQEITQRLFFLQVKEAILNDENYCPPETAVLLASYAVQAKYADFNKDIHKPGYLSNDRLLPQRXSLEQHKLTKEQWEDRIQTWHEEHRGMLREDSMMEYLKIAQDLEMYGVNYFEIKNKKGTELWLGVDALGLXIYEHEDKLTPKIGFPWSEIRNISFNDKKFVIKPIDKKAPDFVFYAPRLRINKRILALCMGNHELYMRRRKPDTIEVQQMKAQAREEKHQKQMERAQLENEKKKREYAEKEKERIEREKDELIERLRQIEEQTLKAQKELEEQTRKALELDQERKRAKEEAERLEKERQAAEEAKLALAKQAADQMKNQEQLAAELGEFTAKIALLEEAKRKKEEEATEWQHKAISAQEDLEKTKEELKTVMTAPAAGAGENEHDEQDENSAEASADLSSDGVNDHRSEEQRVTEAQKNERVKKQLQALSSELAQARDDTKKTQNDVLHAENVKAGRDKYKTLRQIRQGNTKQRIDEFESM; encoded by the exons GTCGTGAAGACAGTGGGTCTGCGTGAAGTCTGGTTCTTCGGCCTGCAGTACGTCGACAGCAAAGGCTACACCACATGGTTGAAGCTCAACAAAAAG GTGACCGCGCAAGACGTGAAGAAGGAGAACCCACTCCAGTTCAAGTTCAGAGCAAAGTTCTTTCCAGAGGACGTGTCTGAGGAGCTGATCCAGGAAATTACACAGCGCCTGTTCTTCTTGCAG GTGAAGGAAGCGATCTTGAATGATGAGAATTACTGTCCCCCCGAGACGGCCGTCCTTCTAGCCTCTTACGCAGTCCAGGCCAAATACGCCGACTTCAACAAAGACATCCACAAGCCCGGCTACCTCAGCAACGACCGCCTGCTGCCTCAGAGGTGA agTCTTGAGCAGCACAAGCTCACAAAGGAACAGTGGGAGGACCGGATACAGACCTGGCACGAGGAACACAGAGGCATGCTCAG AGAGGATTCCATGATGGAATATTTGAAGATCGCACAGGACCTGGAGATGTACGGAGTGAACTATTTCGAGATCAAGAACAAGAAGGGCACGGAGCTGTGGCTGGGCGTGGATGCGCTCGGCC ACATCTACGAGCACGAGGACAA ACTAACACCAAAGATTGGCTTCCCCTGGAGTGAAATCAGAAACATCTCATTCAACGATAAAAAGTTTGTCATCAAGCCGATCGATAAGAAAGCCCCA GACTTTGTATTCTATGCCCCACGGTTGCGGATCAACAAGCGCATCCTGGCGCTGTGTATGGGCAATCACGAGCTGTACATGAGGAGAAGGAAGCCAGACACCATCGAGGTCCAGCAGATGAAGGCCCAGGCCAGAGAGGAGAAGCATCAGAAACAGATGGAGAG GGCCCAGCTGGAAAACGAGAAGAAGAAACGCGAGTATgcggagaaggagaaggagaggatcGAGAGGGAGAAGGACGAGCTCATCGAGAGACTGCGACAGATCGAAGAGCAGACGTTAAAGGCACAGAAAG AATTGGAGGAGCAGACGCGTAAGGCTCTGGAGCTGGACCAGGAGAGGAAGCGGGCGAAGGAGGAGGCCGAGCGACTGGAGAAGGAGCGGCAGGCGGCTGAGGAGGCCAAACTGGCCCTGGCCAAACAGGCAGCTGACCAGATGAAGAACCAGGAGCAGCTA gcCGCGGAGCTGGGAGAGTTCACTGCCAAGATCGCCCTGCTGGAGGAGGCCAAGAGGAAAAAGGAAGAGGAGGCCACCGAGTGGCAGCACAAA gctaTCTCGGCGCAGGAGGACCTGGAGAAGACGAAGGAGGAGCTGAAGACGGTGATGACCGCTCCCGCGGCGGGCGCCGGGGAGAACGAGCACGATGAGCAGGACGAGAACAGCGCCGAGGCCAGCGCCGACCTCTCCAGCGATGGCGTCAACGACCACCGCAGTGAGGAGCAGCGTGTCACAGAGGCACAAAAGAACGAGCGTGTCAAGAAACAGCTACAG GCTTTGAGCTCAGAGTTGGCCCAGGCGCGGGACGACACCAAGAAGACGCAGAACGACGTCCTGCACGCGGAGAACGTCAAGGCTGGCCGGGACAAGTACAAGACCTTGCGCCAGATCCGGCAGGGAAACACCAAGCAGCGCATCGACGAGTTTGAGTCCATGTGA